The Mucilaginibacter gracilis genomic interval AAATTTTTGATATAGTTTTAACAACACCTGAAATTGCTTTTGAATATGGGCACCCCTTACCTTCGTGGGTAACAATACAACGTGTTGGTAACACCAAACTTCAGCAACAATTTAACCATTTACTTGATCCCGGCGAAGCCAGCGCCATAGCCTTGGCTCATGAAACACCTTGCCAATATTTAATTACTGATGATAGAGCAGCCAGGAAATTTGCCGAAAGCTTGGGTTTGCAGGTTAAGGGATCAGTAGGCGTTTTAATATACGCTAAACAAAAGGGTATTATTAAAGCCATTAAGCCCTATATCCAGCAAATTGAAAAAACAAACTTTCGGATATCGACAGTATTGATAAGCCGCATTTTAGAAGCAGCTGGCGAGTGAAAAATACGATAAATACGCTATGGCGCATTAACTCCATTTGTTAAAAACTGTTAAACCCAAACTTTTATCGACTTATAAATAACACAGGCATTATATTTGTCGTTATAATGTAAGCTATATATAAACCTTTGCTAATTTTATTCAAATTCGGATACTTTATTTTTTAGCCATATCTTTGTCACTAACTCTTTGTCGGTTTAGTCGATATAAGTTTATTGTTATTAATTGTTTTTAAATTTACTGATATGTTAAGTTCAACATTATTATTTTTAAGCCCAGGCGATATTACACTAATACTGGTAGCAGCCCTGGTTTTATTTGGCGGGAAAAAATTACCTGAGCTGGCCCGTGGTCTTGGTCAGGGTATTAAAGAATTTAAAGATGCTACCGATGGCAGCAAGTCCGATCCGCAAAGCAGCGTAAACCAGGCTCCGCCGGTTTATCAGGCCCCGCCTGCTGCACCACCAGTGCAACAAGCACCGCCAGCCGGAGGTTTCAAGTCTGATTTGCCTGATTATACACCAGTAAATCAAACGCATCCGCCTGCACAACAATAATTATACTTATATAAACCTAAACATGATATTTTTTATTTCCTGAAAAAGCTATGCAATACAACAGACTAAATAATCTATTGGGCTGGCTTTGCTTTGTCATAGCGGCAGTTACTTACACTTTAACTTTAGAACCATCAGTAAGCTTTTGGGATTGCGGCGAATTTATTTCGTGCGCTTACCGTTTACAGGTTTCGCACCAACCCGGCTACCCGTTATTTGCCATGATAGAAAAAGCGTTCTCGCTGCTATCGTTGGGTAATAAAGCTAAAGTGCCTTTTTATACCAACTTTGGTACCGCCATGACCAGCTCTGCTACGGTTATGTTTCTGTTTTGGACCATCACTGCATTAGCTAAACGCTTAACTGCAAAAACTAACGATGTTGCCGCCGGCCCACGTACCATATTAATTATGGGTGCAGGTTTGGTTGGCGCACTGGCGTTTGCTTTTTCGGATACTTTTTGGTTTTCGGCTGTTGAAACTATTGTGTGGTCAACCTCAACACTTTGCACAGCAGTTGTTTTTTGGGGGATATTAAAATGGGATGCCCACTCTGATGAGCCCGGCGCCGATAGGTGGATAGTGTTTATTGCTTATGTAATGGGCTTATCAATAGGTATCCACTTGTTAAACTTAGTTACCATTCCGGCCATCGCCCTGGTTTATTTTTTACGCCGAGGTAAAGTTATTGATGGTAAAAACACCATCATAGCCATATTAGGCGGTGTTGGTATTTTGCTGTTTGTACAGTTTGGCATCATACAATATACTGTAAAGTTTGCAGCCTATTTCGACCTGTTTTTTGTAAATAGTCTTAAAATGGGTTTTGGCACAGGCGCCTTTGTTTTCTTTGTGATATTAATAGGCTCCATTGTATATGGTATTTTATACACCATCCGCAAAAACCTGCCACGTTACAATTTGGCATTTTTGTGTATTGCTTTTATTTATTTAGGCTATAGCTCGTTCGCTTATATTCCCATCCGCGCAACGGCCGATCCTAACTTAAACAATACCGATCCTAACAATGCTTTTTCGTTATTAAGTTATTTAAACCGCGATCAGTATGGCGATAGGCCCCTGGTTTATGGCCAATACTTTGATTCGAAACAAAAAGACTTGACTGCCGAAGAGGCCGCCGATGTGCGCAATAGTGGGAGTATAGTTTATCGTAAAGGTGAAACCCAGTACGAGGTAGCAAACCATAAATATTCTATCCCTTACGAGCGTAACACCATTATGCCCCGTATTTACGACCAGGAGAGTGATCACCCTCAGTTTTATAAAGACTGGCTGCACATAGCCGATGGGCAAACTGCCAACTTTGCAGATAACGTTAAGTTTATGTTTAGCTGGCAAATTTATCAAATGTACATCAGGTACTTTTTATGGAACTATGTTGGGCGCTATAACGACATAGACGGACAAAGCAATATTTCCGGAATTGATGGTAACTGGACCACCGGATTTTTTGATAACAGTAAAAACCTGCCCAAATCTGTACTCGAAAGTAAATCATATACCCCGCTTTATGGCTTGCCGCTTATTATAGGCTTGCTGGGTGCAGCTTACCACATTGGCCGCAACAGGCGCTATGCGTTGGTGGTTGCATTGCTGTTCTTTTTTACCGGACTGGCAATTATTTTATACGTTAACCAACCACCATTACAACCTCGCGAACGAGATTACTCTTACGTAAGTTCGTTTTACGCTTTTGCCATTTGGATAGGACTGGGTGTTATTGCCCTTGCCGATTTGATACGTAAAGCGGTTAAAAATCCTCAAATATCCGGTTTAATAGCTACTGGTGTGTGCTTACTTGCTGCCCCTGTTTTAATGGCGAGCAAAGAGTGGAAAGGCCACGATAGATCGACCAAGTGGACACCGCACGATATGGCTTACAACTATTTGAACAGTTGTGCCCCTAATGCTATTTTGTTTACCTACGGCGATAACGATACTTATTCGTTATGGTACGACCAGGAAGTTGAAGGCATACGTCCGGATGTGCGTATAGTTAACCTAAGCTTATTGGGTACCGATTGGTATATACGTGGTATGAAACATAAGATGAATGAATCGGAGCCGCTACCTATTACCATGCCGAACGAAAAGTTTGAATTGGGTGTGCGCGATGTAATTTATTATGATGATAAAAAGATACCTGGTTCGGTTGAGTTAAAAGATGTTTTTGATTTTATAACATCCGACGACCCGAACGCTAAAGTTGAATACCAAAGCGGCGAAACCTTGAATTATTTGCCTACAAAAAACTTCAAGATTACCGTTAATGCTGCTGATGTTATTAAAAACAATGTAGTGCCGGCTGCCCAGCAAGATAAAATAGCACCGGTTATGGAGTGGAAGTATACCTCAAACTATGTTACCAAGGATAACCTGGCTATGCTTGATATTTTAGCACATAATAACTGGAAGCGCCCTGTTTATTTTGCCGTAACCGTAGGCAGCGAAAACCTGATAGGTTTACAGCCATACTTGTACAAAGAAGGTTTTGCTTATCACCTGATGCCTTTAAAAGTTGATAGCGCAGCAA includes:
- a CDS encoding glycosyltransferase family 117 protein; protein product: MQYNRLNNLLGWLCFVIAAVTYTLTLEPSVSFWDCGEFISCAYRLQVSHQPGYPLFAMIEKAFSLLSLGNKAKVPFYTNFGTAMTSSATVMFLFWTITALAKRLTAKTNDVAAGPRTILIMGAGLVGALAFAFSDTFWFSAVETIVWSTSTLCTAVVFWGILKWDAHSDEPGADRWIVFIAYVMGLSIGIHLLNLVTIPAIALVYFLRRGKVIDGKNTIIAILGGVGILLFVQFGIIQYTVKFAAYFDLFFVNSLKMGFGTGAFVFFVILIGSIVYGILYTIRKNLPRYNLAFLCIAFIYLGYSSFAYIPIRATADPNLNNTDPNNAFSLLSYLNRDQYGDRPLVYGQYFDSKQKDLTAEEAADVRNSGSIVYRKGETQYEVANHKYSIPYERNTIMPRIYDQESDHPQFYKDWLHIADGQTANFADNVKFMFSWQIYQMYIRYFLWNYVGRYNDIDGQSNISGIDGNWTTGFFDNSKNLPKSVLESKSYTPLYGLPLIIGLLGAAYHIGRNRRYALVVALLFFFTGLAIILYVNQPPLQPRERDYSYVSSFYAFAIWIGLGVIALADLIRKAVKNPQISGLIATGVCLLAAPVLMASKEWKGHDRSTKWTPHDMAYNYLNSCAPNAILFTYGDNDTYSLWYDQEVEGIRPDVRIVNLSLLGTDWYIRGMKHKMNESEPLPITMPNEKFELGVRDVIYYDDKKIPGSVELKDVFDFITSDDPNAKVEYQSGETLNYLPTKNFKITVNAADVIKNNVVPAAQQDKIAPVMEWKYTSNYVTKDNLAMLDILAHNNWKRPVYFAVTVGSENLIGLQPYLYKEGFAYHLMPLKVDSAAKDQDKTNTLVMYNNVMNKLKWGNMKNARFLDHESTNMFYPVILSMFINLSQNLMAEGHADLASNLVHKYLDVMPDIYPDITIALRKNYLAQTLYDVHDAPSANKMMASIDAYVTDQLNYDYYVLENNKSGLNVQEIQYGVHLLESMASVTKQYHQTELSSKYEAQWRDYRAKFAGVIGQ
- a CDS encoding Sec-independent protein translocase subunit TatA/TatB — encoded protein: MLSSTLLFLSPGDITLILVAALVLFGGKKLPELARGLGQGIKEFKDATDGSKSDPQSSVNQAPPVYQAPPAAPPVQQAPPAGGFKSDLPDYTPVNQTHPPAQQ
- a CDS encoding DUF3368 domain-containing protein — protein: MSELNTSAVVITDTSCFIILEKIHALEFLNKIFDIVLTTPEIAFEYGHPLPSWVTIQRVGNTKLQQQFNHLLDPGEASAIALAHETPCQYLITDDRAARKFAESLGLQVKGSVGVLIYAKQKGIIKAIKPYIQQIEKTNFRISTVLISRILEAAGE